The following coding sequences are from one uncultured Desulfobacter sp. window:
- a CDS encoding transporter substrate-binding domain-containing protein, translating to MKRYSIFSLVLICLIWSSMVYAEPTVYAIEIPGLHEKSLGGEYDKIIDKLLLKPGLATLKILPPAKVIDIFSKCDNCCFSPANLNKEFYDFGDEVVKTKPMNIAKIYIFTAKGKETFNDLSQLKGKKVGARFGMPYGKTFDASGLKVEYAKTIEINIKKLDKGRLDAFIAYVPDAYDAFKNLNVEPYPHDVEHPIAVHEDCLVCRGVSADMIETFNNGL from the coding sequence ATGAAACGTTATTCTATCTTTTCTTTGGTTCTTATTTGTCTAATCTGGTCATCAATGGTTTATGCAGAACCCACTGTCTATGCCATCGAGATTCCGGGACTCCATGAAAAAAGTCTCGGGGGCGAATATGACAAAATCATTGACAAATTATTACTCAAACCCGGTTTGGCAACGCTCAAGATTCTGCCCCCGGCCAAGGTTATAGATATATTTTCAAAATGCGATAACTGCTGTTTCAGTCCGGCAAATTTAAATAAAGAATTTTACGATTTTGGTGACGAGGTTGTCAAAACAAAGCCCATGAATATCGCTAAAATATATATATTCACAGCCAAGGGCAAAGAGACATTTAATGATTTATCCCAGTTAAAAGGTAAAAAAGTCGGCGCACGATTCGGCATGCCCTATGGAAAAACCTTTGACGCGTCGGGCTTAAAGGTTGAATATGCAAAGACGATCGAAATCAATATAAAAAAACTGGACAAAGGCAGATTGGATGCATTTATCGCGTATGTCCCAGATGCATACGATGCGTTTAAAAATCTGAATGTTGAACCGTATCCCCATGATGTGGAGCACCCCATTGCGGTTCACGAAGATTGTCTGGTTTGCCGGGGTGTTTCTGCCGACATGATAGAGACATTCAACAATGGCTTGTAA
- a CDS encoding methyltransferase dimerization domain-containing protein, whose translation MQLPAPAITPKPLFDFLYGTTKSWLMITATELNVFELTVENKTASEIASSLKTHEKNTTLFLNALCAMQLLKKANGVYRNTDLSDTFLVQGKDCYLGELLMHCDQWNFETRQQMAAAIKNGPGPDAEKFDDMGEMFASHVKAMGNYSRTGNAQRIADEISKLSEFSRMKKMLDLGGAHGMDCIAVTRKSANLKGVVFDTPAVIKITREIIAEYDMENRIAVMEGDYATDHIGSGYDLIYAKATLNFFKDDLHPLFKKIYDALNPGGVFVSVHDGFTEEGTKPSDMVISWLPTSLSSQDLSFHRDIVPDAMLEAGFRSVKVTPIPFSMCGSMDMCIGRK comes from the coding sequence ATGCAATTACCAGCACCCGCAATCACCCCAAAACCGCTTTTCGATTTTCTTTACGGAACCACAAAGTCGTGGCTGATGATAACGGCCACCGAACTTAATGTATTTGAACTGACGGTTGAAAACAAAACAGCCTCTGAAATTGCATCATCCCTCAAAACCCACGAGAAAAATACCACGCTGTTTTTAAATGCCCTGTGTGCGATGCAACTGCTTAAAAAAGCGAACGGTGTATATCGCAACACAGACCTGTCCGATACCTTTCTTGTTCAAGGAAAGGATTGCTATCTTGGGGAACTGTTGATGCATTGCGATCAATGGAATTTTGAAACCAGACAGCAGATGGCGGCCGCGATTAAAAACGGCCCCGGGCCGGATGCCGAAAAGTTTGATGACATGGGCGAGATGTTTGCCTCCCATGTGAAAGCCATGGGAAATTATTCCCGGACCGGAAATGCACAGCGCATTGCAGACGAAATCAGCAAACTGTCCGAATTTTCCCGGATGAAAAAAATGCTTGATCTTGGCGGCGCCCACGGTATGGACTGCATCGCCGTGACCCGGAAAAGTGCAAATTTAAAAGGCGTCGTGTTCGATACCCCCGCAGTGATAAAAATTACCCGGGAAATCATTGCCGAGTATGACATGGAAAACAGAATCGCCGTCATGGAAGGCGATTATGCAACGGATCACATTGGCAGCGGTTACGACCTGATTTACGCAAAAGCAACACTGAATTTTTTCAAAGACGATCTGCACCCTTTATTCAAAAAAATCTATGACGCCTTAAATCCCGGCGGCGTTTTCGTATCTGTCCATGACGGATTCACAGAGGAAGGTACAAAACCGTCTGATATGGTTATCAGCTGGTTGCCGACCAGCCTCTCTTCACAGGATTTATCTTTTCACCGGGATATTGTACCCGATGCCATGCTTGAAGCCGGGTTTAGATCGGTAAAGGTCACCCCCATCCCCTTTTCCATGTGTGGATCTATGGATATGTGCATCGGCAGAAAATAA
- a CDS encoding methyl-accepting chemotaxis protein has translation MRVSHGGFNSDHGPKEFIRLYTPDEFFHCTGQRKETIMGKKNKISIKASMITGCVVLVSLAAASFIFVKLQSGFSSVILENFIKTQNETTMLYQKDQQQTLEHRTKVITEISSSIASPFLYNLDPESLKRLLAGFIKIDGIIAITVIDVDNLPFAAVWMDGEIQTGNEIPPTVALKDEFSFSTACSYEEETLGTLSIFYTDDPVQQKIRKNKELTLGYIADFKGIASKSINQSIQIQLAVSTCIILVLILSIVISIKYIVSNPINTTVHMLKDIAQGEGDLTKRITVVSGDEIGELARWFNRFIEKLQGIIREISSNSDTQNRASDELFSISKQLSQGAERMSGNSERIAAAAEEMRTNMTSVAAATEESSTNINMVSAAAEQMTSSIVEIAQNTEKTRTASNGAVERIQKTLKNVGMLSDSAQKIGKVVETITEISEQTNLLALNATIEAARAGEAGKGFAVVAGEIKSLAQQTAEATFEIKDKIENIQASTRETVSEIEDVTGTIRDVNNMIDNVSAALEEQSATTKEITGNVTQANQGIQETTQNVANSSDIANSIADDISNMNKDSKTTTENSTRVFNSAEQLTELSGEMKRIIGQFKI, from the coding sequence ATGCGTGTTTCCCATGGCGGATTTAATTCTGATCATGGGCCCAAAGAATTCATCCGGTTATACACACCGGATGAATTTTTCCATTGTACAGGACAGAGAAAGGAAACGATTATGGGGAAAAAAAATAAAATTTCCATAAAGGCTTCCATGATCACCGGATGTGTCGTTCTGGTTTCACTTGCCGCAGCAAGTTTCATCTTTGTAAAGCTCCAATCCGGATTTTCATCCGTAATCCTGGAAAATTTTATAAAAACTCAAAATGAAACCACAATGCTATACCAAAAAGACCAACAACAGACACTTGAGCATCGGACAAAAGTTATTACTGAAATTTCCAGCTCAATTGCGTCTCCATTTCTTTATAATCTGGATCCGGAGTCACTGAAACGACTGCTTGCCGGTTTCATAAAGATTGACGGTATTATCGCCATAACCGTTATTGACGTTGACAATCTACCGTTTGCAGCTGTCTGGATGGATGGAGAAATTCAAACCGGTAATGAGATTCCCCCAACCGTTGCGCTTAAGGATGAATTTTCCTTCAGCACGGCATGCAGTTATGAAGAAGAGACGCTTGGCACCCTATCCATTTTTTACACAGATGATCCGGTACAGCAAAAAATACGTAAAAATAAAGAACTTACCCTTGGATATATCGCAGATTTCAAAGGAATCGCTTCCAAGAGCATCAACCAATCCATTCAGATTCAGCTTGCCGTATCCACATGCATTATACTGGTGCTGATCCTTTCAATTGTTATAAGCATTAAATATATTGTGTCCAACCCCATCAATACAACGGTTCACATGCTTAAAGACATAGCCCAGGGTGAAGGCGACCTGACAAAGCGTATAACCGTCGTGTCGGGTGATGAGATCGGGGAACTTGCCAGGTGGTTTAATCGTTTCATCGAAAAGCTCCAGGGGATTATAAGAGAGATTTCAAGTAATTCCGACACACAGAATAGAGCGTCCGATGAACTGTTTTCCATTTCAAAGCAACTGTCGCAAGGTGCGGAAAGAATGTCCGGTAATTCAGAGCGTATTGCGGCAGCAGCCGAAGAGATGAGAACGAATATGACATCGGTTGCGGCGGCCACGGAAGAATCTTCCACAAACATCAATATGGTGTCTGCCGCTGCCGAGCAGATGACGTCAAGCATCGTCGAGATTGCTCAAAATACCGAAAAAACCCGAACCGCAAGTAATGGCGCAGTAGAAAGGATTCAAAAAACCTTGAAAAATGTCGGAATGCTCAGTGATTCCGCCCAGAAGATCGGAAAAGTGGTTGAAACCATCACTGAGATATCAGAACAAACCAATCTCCTGGCCTTGAATGCGACCATTGAAGCCGCCCGGGCCGGAGAAGCCGGCAAAGGGTTTGCCGTGGTGGCAGGGGAAATCAAAAGCCTGGCACAACAGACGGCCGAAGCCACGTTTGAAATTAAAGACAAAATAGAGAACATTCAAGCATCAACCCGGGAAACGGTGTCTGAAATTGAAGATGTTACCGGAACGATTCGTGATGTAAATAATATGATCGACAATGTGTCTGCGGCGTTGGAAGAACAGTCCGCAACCACAAAAGAGATTACCGGCAACGTGACCCAGGCAAACCAGGGGATTCAGGAGACCACCCAAAATGTGGCCAATAGTTCTGATATTGCAAACAGTATTGCCGATGACATATCAAATATGAATAAAGACTCAAAAACGACCACGGAGAATAGCACCCGTGTATTTAACAGCGCAGAGCAACTCACGGAATTATCCGGTGAAATGAAACGGATCATCGGCCAGTTCAAGATTTAG